The genome window GGTTCTGCTTTCCAATAAAAAAGGCTTGACCGAATCGAAAGCGGAGAGATCCATCCGCGAGAATTTACTGGATGAAGATGGACACTTTTTTCCGCTTGAAGCTGGCTTGCAAATCCTCGACGGCTGCGAACACGACTGGCACGAATTCGTGCATATCGAGTTTGTGCGTGACGATGAAAGTCTGTTCAATCTCAAACCGTTGATGGATATCTCCGACCTGATCGGGAAACTTGGGAAGTCGAAGAAAAAACATGCAAGTTGCACACAACTCCACAATGCGGGCGTGCTTCCCTCTTTTCCCCGTCTGGTATCCGAGGTTCTGTCCGTCCTGCACGAGTTATGGACGGCGCTTTATGCCTACCGCGGAAAGGTTGTGCTGGTTGCGATCCACCTCGACGATTTTCACACCATCGAGAAAACACTGGAGATGGACAGCGAATCATCCGCCTTCGACTCTGAGATCCGCCGCTCCTTGAAGCGGGGACTCAAACGGATGGTGGAAGTGGACATCAAGCCGCTTTTCGATCTGCGTAAACGGCTCATGCGCATCCAGAAAGAAACGAAATGATCGCATGGATCAAACAAATATTCCCCTCGAACCGCCCTTCGACGCTTCACGATGAAATGTGCGGGAGGGAATTGACAGGGTTGTACATTACTCAAAGCGCTGCGAGGTTCCGTTTTTCAGACGGAAGCGCCATGTTGATCAGCCTGGAAACGCGCAACTTTCTCGGATCGCCCGCGAAGCTGTGGAGGGAATGGATCACCTTTCCCGGCTGGCTGCGTATTATGGGCGTGAAGGAGACGCCTGACCAAATCATCCTGACCGTTTCTGGAGCCATCTACTCGTCACATATCATCCTGCGCGAAGCGGGGGATACCGGCTGGGAAATGTCCTTCAACGGCGGTCAGATTTTCTAACAGCGAGGTATGTCATGAAACCTGACAAAAACGTTTTTGTAACCATCCTGACCAACTGCGACGAGTGGACCACCAAACCCACCCACGCCGCATTTGTGGTCGATCGGTCCCTGCTGCTTCGATTGTTCTGGGATATGTTCACCTGGAAGATCGCCAACATCCTGAACCGCAACCTGCACCAGTACGAAACCTTCCTCTTCGGTTTGGAGGCGTACTGGCTGGAAGCAACGTGTGGCTGCAGCGGCTCCCCCGACAATCTACTATGCTGCTGCGAGACGGAAACGCCGCTCGGATTGATGACTCTTGAGCAGATGAACGAGCGATACGAGGAGAACTTCGAGGAAGGCGACCATATGGAGACGCCTCACCTGGTTGTCGAGCGCTGGGGATCGTTCCGCCTGAAAGTCTGGCGGGACTACTGTCCGTCGCAATATGACAGCCGCGAATTCGGATTCCTTGAATTGCTCGATCCGTTCCTTCCCGAATGGCTCAGAAAGGCGGTGGCGAAATGATTCCGGAGGATGTCTTCGATGCAGCTCAGGCGGCTTTGGATCAGTCCGTTTCCTTTGATATGGACGAGATCGCGGATCTCTGTCCGCGCTGCCAGTCCTTTGAAATGTCTCAGGATGACGGGGAGAATTTCTGGTACTGCCTTGTTTGCGGATACTACCTGGACCCGAATGAAGGCGACAATCCATACCATCCCCACGCTCCCCTGCCTCATTACAGCATCGGTTATCGTCATCGAGATCCGCTCTATCATGAGAGAAACATCGAGGACGACGGCTGTATGCCTGTGGACGATTTGGGCGCGGCGGAAGCCTGGCTGCAAGACCGCGAGACGGCTGGTTACGAGATTACGAAGTGCGTGCTTGTGAACGAACACGGGCATGTGGTCTGGCTGCGCGGCTCCCCGCGTGACTGGAATTTCTCTGGAAGGTAACGCCTTCTAAATAAAAGCACAGGCTGGGGATCCCCAGCCTGTGCGTCAAAGTTCCCCCCTACATTTTTTGCCTACATCCAGCGCTGCCGCTTGCAGCAGCGCGAAATAGAGGTCGTTTTTGCGCTTGAGGCTGCCCGCCTGCTCATTCCTGTGGAGTGATCGGGCGGGCGGTCTTTACTGCCGAAATTCTTTTGGAGGTATGCCAATCATGGCGCAAATAGCATCCCCTTTGGGGAACGTTTTCTATTTCCCGGACGGTCATGCTCTTGACCTGGGAAATCCATCCACGCGCTTCGAGAACAACCGGAGAGCCATCCAGATCGCAAAGGATGTCGCCTTGACCGGGCGCGACACCATTTCCGAAGAATTGGGAGTGTTGTCGCGGTATGTTGGCTGGGGAGACTCGCGTCTTGCCAACCGCGTGCATGAACTCGAAGACCTGCTTACCGAGGAGGAAATGCGCTCCGTGCGCAGCTCCTCCCTGAACGCCCACTACACGTCGCTGGGTGTGATCGCCTCGATGTGGAAGGCGGTCCAGGCGCTGGGCTTCGGCTCGCGCCACATGCAAGTCATCGACCCTTCGGCGGGGATCGGGCATTTCAAATCCATGGCCCCCGCAGGATTGCGGGACGCGATCAGCTGGACGGAGATCGAGCTTGACTCGCTGACCAGCCTGATCCTTAAGGTGCTGCACCCTTCCTCCGTTGTGATCAACAGCGGGTACGAGGACGCCAATCTGCCTGACGGTTTTTTCGACCTGGCAATGTCCAACGTTCCCTTCGGGGATTACGGCGTTTCCAGCAGGAAGCTCCCCCGCAGCCTGACCGATCCCATCCACGACTTCTTCTTCGCGAACACCTGGTCGTTGTTGAAGCCGGGCGGCGTGATGTTCTATATCACCTCCCGCTATACAATGGACAAGGTTGCAACCCGATTCCGTGAATGGCTGGCAGCGCGTTTCGATCTGTTGTCCGCCATCCGCCTGCCTGAGACCGCATTCCTCGAGAACGCGGGTACGAAGGTGATCACGGATGTCCTGCTCCTGCGCAAGCGGGAAACCATGCAGGACCCCAAACAGGCGGCTTGGGTTTATACAACGCCCCAGCGGATCGGCTCTTACGCCGTCAACGTCAACCAGTACTACGTTGACCACCCCGACCACATTATCGGGGAACCGGCAATGGAAGGCCGCATGTATCACGGGGACGGCTACACCGTCCTGACGGCTGGCAGGGATATTCCCGCCGAGATGATCCGCATTTATGGCGGGTTGTCCCCCCTGGAGTTTTCCCAGCCTGAAGAAGCGGCGAAAAAGCCGCTGAGCGTATTCGCAGACGACAATGTGCTTTCCTCGCAGCAGTCCGAGTCGCCGATCGCTAATGCGATCATGGAAATCCATGGCGTGGCCAAGCGGTTGATCCGCGCGGAAACCCGCGGGGACGCGAACGCCGCCGTGCTGCGCGATGTACTCAACCGCCTGTACGATGCGTTTGTCGCAAAACATGGATATATCAACAAGAAGGAAAACATCCGCCACCTGAAGAACGGCGCGGAAGCTCCGTTCCTGAAGGCGCTGGAAAACCAGGACGATTTTGGGTATTCCAAGGCGGGCATCTTTTTCCAGTCCACCGTCCGCGCCTTTGGCAGCGCGGCACAGGTCAGCGCGTCCGACGCGCTCCTGTTGTCGCTCGACCGCACGGGCAAGGTGGATTTGCATTTCATCGCCGCTTCTGCGGGTATCACGGAACAGGAAGCCGTCGAGCAATTGCGCGGCGTGATTTACCTCGATCCCCAGGCGCAGGAGTGGCAGACATCCGAACAGTACCTTTCCGGGAACGTGCGCGAAAAACTGCGCCAGGCGGAAGCCGCGGCGCAATACGACGCCAAATTTCAAGAGAACGTCGCGGCGCTGGAAAGCGCCCTGCCGTTGACGGTGCAGGCTGGCGATATCCGCGCCCCTTTGGGTGCAGGTTGGATTCCAACCGATGTGATCGCTGATTTCCTGTATCACCTGCTCGATTGCGGTGTGTTCACCGTGTCCTACATCGAGCCTCTTGCAACCTGGGATGTCGAGGCCGAGCGCCTCCATCACGTCAGCAGGCAGTTGTACCACCAGAAGTGGGGCACGTCCCGCATCAACACGGTGGACCTGGTCAAGCACGGTTTGAACTCCCGCGAGGTCGTCATTTATGACGGCTACGGGGAGGACCGCGCGGTCAACCAGTCGGAAACCGTTGCAGCCCAGGCGAAACTCCTTGAGATCAAGGATGAGTTCGAGAAGTGGCTGTGGCAGGACGGCGACCGTGCAAAGCGGCTGACGGAACTGTACAACGAAAAATTCAACAGCGTGCGTACTCCCCGTTATGACGGATCGCATCTGTCCACGCCCGGGCTGGCAACCTCGATCAAACTGCGCTCCAACCAGCGCGATGCCGCCTGGCGGATTATCCAGAATCAAACGGCACTTGTCGGTCACGAAGTGGGCATGGGCAAGACGCTCACCGCGATCGTGGCGGCGATGGAGTCCAAACGCCTTGGGTTTACGTCCAAGGCGTTGATCGTCGTCCCGAACCACACGCTGGTCAACTGGCAGGCGGCGATGCAGGTGGCCTACCCGGGCGCAAACCTGTTGATCCCCTCCCCCGACGACCTCTCGAAAGAGAAACGCCCGGAATTCCTGAGTCGTGTGGCGACCAACGATTGGGACCTGATCCTGGTCCCGTTCTCGTCCTTCAAACTCCTGCCGGTGTCTTTGCAGAGTAAGCGCGAGTTCTTCACGGAACAGATCGCCGAACTCGAGGAATACCTGTTGGAGATCAAGGCGCAGAATAAGGGTAAATCATCCCGTTCTCAAAAAGAGGTCGAGAAAGCCTTGAAACGCTTCGAGAAGAAGATGAAGGACCTTGACCTGTTCGACAAGGACAGCGAAAAGACCCTCGCCTTCGAGGAGCTGGGTGTTGACCTTTTGATCGTGGATGAGTTTCACGCATATAAGAACCTGTATTTCAACACCCGCATGACCCGCATCGCGGGGCTGACCAATACGGACAGCCAGCGGGCGTTCGACATGTTCGTAAAGTCCAGGTGGCTGATCAAGAACGGAGGCAAGTTTGTCGGGCTGACCGGCACGCCTGTCACCAACACCATCGCGGAAATGTTCACCATGCAGCGGTACTTCCAGATGGATACGCTGCGTTCGATGGGACTCCACCAGTTCGATGCCTGGGCGCGTCAATTTGCCCTCGCGGAACCCGGCCTGGAAATGACCCCCGATGGTTCGGGTTTTCGCATGAACACCCGCTTCCGCAAGTTCGTCAACATGACGGAATTGATGCAGCTCTGGCTGCAGGCGGCGGACATGCGCCGCGTCGACCCTGCCGAGATCCAGCGTCCCGACCTCCATGGCGGCAAGCCGGTCAAGGCGGTTTCCTTCGCCGGTCAGGAATTGATCGACTTTGTGAAAACGCTGGCGGAACGCGCCGAGAAGGTGCGCAGCGGCAGGGTTCGTCCCGAGGAAGACAACATGCTTATGATCACCAGCGACGGCCGCAAGGCTGCCGCCGATCTGAGTCTCGTCATTCCCGCGTCCCCGGACGCGGAGATGCCCAAGGTGGATGGATTGACCTCCCTCGCGGCATTGATCTGCGAGGCGACCGATCCCGTCAAGGGAACGCAGTTGATCTTCTGCGACCTGGGCGTGCCGAAAGCAAAGGCGGTCAGGAAAGATGATGATGAGTCGTCCGATGCGCCTGTCGAAACAGAGCAGGAAGCCCGCCTGACCGAAAACCTGTACGGCGTGATCCGCGACCGTTTGGTTCGCTGCGGCGTGCCAGCGGAGGAGATCGCCTTTATCCACGATGCGAAGAACGAAAAAGCGCGCGCCGAACTGTTCAACGCTGTGAACGCGGGCAGGATCCGCATCCTGATCGGCTCGAACGAGAAGATGGGGACTGGATTGAACGTTCAGGAACGTCTGGTTGCGGTCCATCACATGACCCCGCCCTGGCGCCCTGGCGACCTCGAACAGCAGCTGGGACGCATGCTCCGTCAGGGGAATCTCTTCCCGACGGTGTATCAATTCGTGCATGTGCTGTCAGGCTCCTTCGACGGATACACCTGGCAGCTTCTTGAAAACAAAGCGTCGTTCATCGCTCAGATCATGTCGGGTAGTTTGACCGACCGCGAGGTGGATGACATCGGAGACACCGTTCTGACCTTTTCCGAGATCAAGGCGCTGGCTTCGGGCAACCCCAAGATCATGCGCAAGATCACGCTGGAGGCGGAATGGCAGCGTATGAAAGCGTTGTACGATTCCTGGCATGGCTCGCAGTTTTCCCTGAAAAACGACCTGCGCTTCAAACAAGGCGGGATCGATGGGGAACGTAAACTGGCGGAAGCCTTTCGCGAGGCGATCCGCATGCGGGACGAATCCGCTGCGGAGGAGTTTCGCATCGAGTTGCATGATGTCTGGGATCATTCCAAAACGGATGTGCTTGCCAGGCGCGAGGACGCTGGCAAGCGTCTCAAAGCGCTGGCGGCGCAGGCTGTCGCAAAGTGTTTGCGCGGCGGCGGGGACGTTCCGCTTGGAACGTATCGCGGTCAAACGTTGTTTTGCTCGATCGACAACCGCATCGACCCGAAGGACCCGCAGCCGTACACCTACATCGATGTGAATGGAAAGACCATTCCCTTCGCGGGGAATGACGATGTGGGCATCACCCGCAGCCTGGACCATGCTCTCAAAAGAATGGATAAGCATCTTACTGAAACCGAGGCGACCATTCAGGCATGGGAACGCGACATTTCCACGTATGAGGAAGCGCTCGCGCAGCCCTGGGAACACCAGGAGAAGTTCAACAGACTCTGCGAGGAGTTGTCCGAACTTGAAAAGGAATTGAGCGCGGACGGCGGCGGTGAAAGCCAGCCTGCCGCGGCTGCCAGGTTGCGCCAGGCAAATCCGGAAGATGAAAAGCGGGAGATCATCGAGGCGGTTCAGTCCCTGATGAACGATCCTGCGCCAAAAGCAATTTCGGAACGCCTGCGCGGGATCGCCTCCCGTGAGGTGATCAAAGCCGTCCTCTCGATGCAGGAGATGATGCGCGAACCGTCTGTCCTGTCCCGCTTCGACGATGTCGAGGCGGATGCGGTAACGCAGGTCATGCCTGCCGATGCCGAGTCGCTGGAAGCGCTTGCCAGGGAGATCAAACGGTTGCAAGCGCAGTACGAATTTGGGGCGACCATACAACTGTCGCTCTTTGGCGATGCCGCCGCAGCTCCCCAGCCGCAGCGGAAGCGCCGCAAGTAACAACCCGAACAGGGAGGCGTACCCCGCCTCCCTGTTCCTTTTTTGTAAAGCAATGACACGAGTCCTTCTTGTTGGGAGGGTTCGCGTCATCGCTTTACGCGGTGACACTACATCTTTGGAGGTATGCCTTATGGCAAGAATAAAGACGCCTGCCGATCGCGCCGCGCACATTCAAGCGTGCAGAAGGCGTGATCAGGAGTGGCAACGAAAACATGGAGGCGGCTTGCCGTCCGCACGTCACTATGAGAATGTTGGCGATCACGCTGCGGTCAACAATTGGCAGTACCACGACCATGCAATCGGATATCACCGCTTTTACGCCAACACCCCCGAATGGATCGTGGGGATCGCTGTCCGCAGAGGTTGGATAAGCGATCGCGGCGAATTGAGGCTGTGCGAGAACTGCTGGAACGAAGACGGGACGCATTGCTTTGTCTGCTGCCCGGAAGCGTATGCGGGAGGCGCAGCATGACCGCATCCTCGACCGTTCTCTCCTATCCTGATCGCGGTGTTGGCGGCTCCGCCAAATGGCGCGGGAATCATTCCCCCCGTCTGAGCGAAGACCTGTTCCTGTGGCTCAAGCCGAAGATGGTCTTCGATCCCATGTGCGGGTCAGGCACCACCGGCGACGTGGCGAAACGGATGGGCATCCCCTTCTGGCAGTCCGACCTGCACAGCGGGTTCAACGTCCTGAACGGCGAATTCCCCGGCATGGCGGACCTGGTCTTTTTCCACGATCCCTACCATGACATCATTCCCTATTCCGGGAATATGTGGGGCAAGTCACCCCACCCCGATGATCTGTCCCGCTGTCCCGATTACGAGATGTTCATCAAAAAGATGGACATCGCACACTACGCGGGCTACCAGGCGCTGCGCCCCGGCGGGCATCTGGTCATCCTGGTTGGCGACGTGAAACGCAAGGGCGTGTTGTATCCGCTCCAGCGCGATTACCGCTGGTACGGCGAACCGCGCCAGATGCTGATCAAGTTGCAGCACAACACGAAGTTCGAGAATCACGCCTACAGTAATTTCCGCGACCCGCGCATCCTGCACGAGTATGTCATCGTCACGCAGAAGCCCAAGCAGTATGCCTTGGCGTGGATGGTGACGGTGCGGCGCTCCTCGACCGAGGACGTGGATCAGCACGGCGTCACGGGGCAGACCTGGCAGGGAATCGTGTGGACCGCCCTCATCGAGCGCGGCAATCGCGCACCCCTCGCTGAGCTGTATGAAGCGGTGCAGAATCATGCCCGTGTGAAAACCGCCGCCCGGCGCGGCATTGACTGGCGGGCGATCGTGCGCCGCGTGGTACAGGAAACCTGCGTGAACGTCGAGCGCGGAGTCTGGGCCTTGCCCGCATATAAAACCGATTGAAAGGAGGTATAATGTTGTACAGTAACCCTGTACAACGGAGAACCGTCCATGACGATTGAATTTACCTACACCAGCGCGCGTGAGCAGTTTGCCAGCCTGCTCGACCGCGTGACAGAGGACCGCGAGGTGGTCATCATCCAGCGCCGCGGCGCCGAGGATGTTGCCATGATCGCGGCGGATGAGCTGGCCAGCCTGACCGAAACCGCCTACCTTCTGCGTTCCCCTCAAAACGCGGACCGGCTTCTTTCCGCCCTGGCGCGGGCATTGAAGCAAAAGGGAAAACCGCAATCCATCGAAGACCTACGCCGCGAGGTGGGACTTGAAGAAGAAAAAGCGTGAAGCAGTCTTTCAGGAAGAGTTCATCGAAGACGTGCGTCACTGGGTCGAGACCGACCGCAAGCTGGCGTTGCGCGTCCTCGACTTGATCGAGGCAATCCTGCGCGATCCGTTTGACGGCATTGGCAAGCCTGAGCCGTTGAAGTACATGGCGCCAGGCTGTTGGTCCAGGCGGCTGACGCAGGAACATCGCATTGTATATCTCGTGCGTGAAGATCGGATCGATTTTCTACAGGCGAGATACCACTATTCCAAATAAACGACAATGTACCTGGAGGTAGAAGGCAGAGGCGGACACGCCCCTACCTTTTTCAATTCCAAAGAGGGAGGGCTATACACACGCCCTCCCTGATCCTGATCTGCATGCATGACAAACAAGGTACCGCCCGCGTCATCTGTTCTGGAACCATCCATGACAGACGATGCGGTCTGTTCGTTTGACCGCATGCACATCAAATCTCAACGGAGGTATGTCGCTATGACAAACACCATTCAATTGAACGACGCGACACGCGCTGCGCTTCTCGAAAACCTGCCGATCTGCATCGGTTTTTCCCCGGAGGATATTCTTGCCTGTTTGGAGAAGATCGACCCGGACATGAACGATATTGAAGCGCAGGAACTCGCCGAAGCGATTACGGAAAACGTGATTGCCTATTTGAGCGAGCTTGACCTGACCACCGCCGTCAAGGATGCCCTGGCGCAATGTTCGGGCATGGACCGCGACAAGTGGGACGCCGCCGCAAGCCTGGACAATGAAGACCTGCTGCGGGATATGTCGGAGGCGCGGCATGGCTAGTTTTGTCGCCAAACGCCTGTCCCCCGGCACGCCTGAGTTTCGGGAATATACGGAGAAAGCCCGCCTGGAATCGATTCTATGGGCGCGGGGCTTGCTCGAAGCGCCCGGCGAAAACTGGCTGATCCTGGACACGGAAACGACCGGTCTTGGGCAGGACGATGAGATCGTCCAGATCGGCGCGATCGACGGAGGCGGGAAGGTATTGATGGACAATCTGTTTTGCGCTCCGTCAAAGCGTATCCCGCCCGAGGCGACTGCAGTTCACCATATCACCGACGATATGGTGAAAGGTGCACCGAACTTCTTCGAGCGCTACAAGGAACTTGCCTGGATCGTGGAAGGCAGGATCCTCGTGATCTACAACAAGGCGTATGACACGCGCATGATCGCGCAGTCCATCGCCCGCTTCAGCACCACGATCCCCCTGACGCCCCAGCGGTGGGAATGCGCCATGCTGCGGTATGCCGATTTTGTTGGCGACTGGAACGAGTATTACCAGAACTTCCGCTGGCCCATGCTGACGGGCGGCGACCACTCCGCGCTCGGGGATTGTTTTGCCACCCTCGAAGTCATCAGGAAGATGGCAGGAGGATAATCATGGACCTGTCTTATCTGAAATCCCGCACCGCCGTAAATGTCGAGCCTGCAACAAACTTTGGCGGCGGCTGGCTCATCACCCTTGAGGATGGCGAGGTGATCAAGATTGGCGTCGATGTGATGGTGGAACAG of Anaerolineales bacterium contains these proteins:
- a CDS encoding helicase-related protein, yielding MAQIASPLGNVFYFPDGHALDLGNPSTRFENNRRAIQIAKDVALTGRDTISEELGVLSRYVGWGDSRLANRVHELEDLLTEEEMRSVRSSSLNAHYTSLGVIASMWKAVQALGFGSRHMQVIDPSAGIGHFKSMAPAGLRDAISWTEIELDSLTSLILKVLHPSSVVINSGYEDANLPDGFFDLAMSNVPFGDYGVSSRKLPRSLTDPIHDFFFANTWSLLKPGGVMFYITSRYTMDKVATRFREWLAARFDLLSAIRLPETAFLENAGTKVITDVLLLRKRETMQDPKQAAWVYTTPQRIGSYAVNVNQYYVDHPDHIIGEPAMEGRMYHGDGYTVLTAGRDIPAEMIRIYGGLSPLEFSQPEEAAKKPLSVFADDNVLSSQQSESPIANAIMEIHGVAKRLIRAETRGDANAAVLRDVLNRLYDAFVAKHGYINKKENIRHLKNGAEAPFLKALENQDDFGYSKAGIFFQSTVRAFGSAAQVSASDALLLSLDRTGKVDLHFIAASAGITEQEAVEQLRGVIYLDPQAQEWQTSEQYLSGNVREKLRQAEAAAQYDAKFQENVAALESALPLTVQAGDIRAPLGAGWIPTDVIADFLYHLLDCGVFTVSYIEPLATWDVEAERLHHVSRQLYHQKWGTSRINTVDLVKHGLNSREVVIYDGYGEDRAVNQSETVAAQAKLLEIKDEFEKWLWQDGDRAKRLTELYNEKFNSVRTPRYDGSHLSTPGLATSIKLRSNQRDAAWRIIQNQTALVGHEVGMGKTLTAIVAAMESKRLGFTSKALIVVPNHTLVNWQAAMQVAYPGANLLIPSPDDLSKEKRPEFLSRVATNDWDLILVPFSSFKLLPVSLQSKREFFTEQIAELEEYLLEIKAQNKGKSSRSQKEVEKALKRFEKKMKDLDLFDKDSEKTLAFEELGVDLLIVDEFHAYKNLYFNTRMTRIAGLTNTDSQRAFDMFVKSRWLIKNGGKFVGLTGTPVTNTIAEMFTMQRYFQMDTLRSMGLHQFDAWARQFALAEPGLEMTPDGSGFRMNTRFRKFVNMTELMQLWLQAADMRRVDPAEIQRPDLHGGKPVKAVSFAGQELIDFVKTLAERAEKVRSGRVRPEEDNMLMITSDGRKAAADLSLVIPASPDAEMPKVDGLTSLAALICEATDPVKGTQLIFCDLGVPKAKAVRKDDDESSDAPVETEQEARLTENLYGVIRDRLVRCGVPAEEIAFIHDAKNEKARAELFNAVNAGRIRILIGSNEKMGTGLNVQERLVAVHHMTPPWRPGDLEQQLGRMLRQGNLFPTVYQFVHVLSGSFDGYTWQLLENKASFIAQIMSGSLTDREVDDIGDTVLTFSEIKALASGNPKIMRKITLEAEWQRMKALYDSWHGSQFSLKNDLRFKQGGIDGERKLAEAFREAIRMRDESAAEEFRIELHDVWDHSKTDVLARREDAGKRLKALAAQAVAKCLRGGGDVPLGTYRGQTLFCSIDNRIDPKDPQPYTYIDVNGKTIPFAGNDDVGITRSLDHALKRMDKHLTETEATIQAWERDISTYEEALAQPWEHQEKFNRLCEELSELEKELSADGGGESQPAAAARLRQANPEDEKREIIEAVQSLMNDPAPKAISERLRGIASREVIKAVLSMQEMMREPSVLSRFDDVEADAVTQVMPADAESLEALAREIKRLQAQYEFGATIQLSLFGDAAAAPQPQRKRRK
- a CDS encoding type II toxin-antitoxin system prevent-host-death family antitoxin, producing the protein MTIEFTYTSAREQFASLLDRVTEDREVVIIQRRGAEDVAMIAADELASLTETAYLLRSPQNADRLLSALARALKQKGKPQSIEDLRREVGLEEEKA
- a CDS encoding Txe/YoeB family addiction module toxin; this encodes MKKKKREAVFQEEFIEDVRHWVETDRKLALRVLDLIEAILRDPFDGIGKPEPLKYMAPGCWSRRLTQEHRIVYLVREDRIDFLQARYHYSK
- a CDS encoding 3'-5' exonuclease; the encoded protein is MASFVAKRLSPGTPEFREYTEKARLESILWARGLLEAPGENWLILDTETTGLGQDDEIVQIGAIDGGGKVLMDNLFCAPSKRIPPEATAVHHITDDMVKGAPNFFERYKELAWIVEGRILVIYNKAYDTRMIAQSIARFSTTIPLTPQRWECAMLRYADFVGDWNEYYQNFRWPMLTGGDHSALGDCFATLEVIRKMAGG